From a region of the Geothrix sp. 21YS21S-2 genome:
- a CDS encoding 3-hydroxyacyl-ACP dehydratase FabZ family protein, whose amino-acid sequence MPAGPDGSITFALDLDPGLLGFQGHFPGNPILPGVVQVDWAVHFGMEAFGPLGAFRGVEHLKFMNVIRPGEDLTLTLALDPARENLKFSFQDGAGRKAAGILRFQGNA is encoded by the coding sequence ATGCCAGCCGGGCCCGACGGCAGCATCACCTTCGCCCTGGACCTGGACCCCGGCCTGCTGGGCTTCCAGGGGCACTTCCCGGGGAACCCGATCCTCCCCGGCGTCGTGCAGGTGGACTGGGCCGTGCATTTCGGGATGGAGGCCTTCGGCCCCCTGGGCGCGTTCCGGGGCGTCGAGCACCTGAAGTTCATGAACGTCATCCGGCCCGGCGAGGACCTCACGCTCACCCTCGCCCTGGACCCCGCGCGGGAAAACCTCAAGTTCAGCTTCCAGGACGGTGCCGGCCGGAAGGCCGCCGGCATCCTCCGCTTCCAGGGAAACGCCTAG
- a CDS encoding acyl carrier protein: MPPKTQEEILQWVRSALKTNFHLDPRSVRMDSNLFTDLGLDSIDEVELAQHMQEYTGRRLAPEEFRVLCTVEDVVVSVQKMLEA, encoded by the coding sequence ATGCCCCCCAAGACCCAGGAAGAGATTCTCCAGTGGGTCCGCTCCGCCCTGAAGACGAACTTCCATCTGGACCCGCGCTCCGTGCGCATGGACTCGAACCTCTTCACCGACCTGGGCCTGGACAGCATCGACGAGGTCGAGCTGGCCCAGCACATGCAGGAGTACACCGGGCGCCGCCTGGCGCCGGAGGAGTTCCGGGTGCTGTGCACCGTGGAGGACGTGGTGGTCTCCGTGCAGAAGATGCTGGAAGCCTGA
- a CDS encoding AMP-binding protein — MGRLAGLFAEDRPQASVVALTGQGPRTFGELARGAATAAGKAAAGGRWLLACEDPFAFAAGFLGLVQAGCVPVLPPNLLPGTLEALKADGLLRDADLAAPADALPPPRVLADVPVEFWTSGSTGAPKQVLRRFQDLDREVEILEGLFGPLPGTVAGTVPHLHIYGCLFRVFWPLATGRPFLSEPCGDPARFLAVMASRPVLVSSPAHLARLPRLLDLGGLDLPAVFSSGGALGREDALAWRAAAPGGVVEVYGSTESGGIAWRNPGPDPASSRWTPFPDMALAAAEDGALLLRSPRVEAGGLRMEDAVSLEADGRFTLLGRLDRVVKIEEKRVSLPQVEEALKAHPLVRDAAVVVLEGRRRMLGAAVVLAGAADLEDPAARRALSDRLGAHLAGTLEGPALPRRWRFVAELPRDARGKLRAEDLAGLFTPSGNA; from the coding sequence ATGGGGCGCCTTGCGGGCCTTTTCGCGGAGGACCGGCCGCAGGCCTCGGTGGTGGCCCTCACGGGCCAGGGACCCCGCACCTTCGGGGAGCTGGCCCGGGGCGCCGCGACGGCGGCCGGGAAGGCCGCGGCGGGGGGCCGCTGGCTGCTGGCCTGCGAGGACCCCTTCGCCTTCGCGGCGGGCTTCCTGGGCCTGGTCCAGGCCGGGTGCGTGCCCGTTCTTCCCCCCAACCTGCTGCCGGGAACCCTGGAGGCCCTGAAGGCCGACGGCCTCCTCCGGGACGCGGACCTGGCCGCGCCCGCGGACGCCCTGCCGCCGCCCCGCGTCCTGGCGGACGTGCCGGTGGAGTTCTGGACGTCCGGGAGCACCGGCGCCCCCAAGCAGGTCCTGCGGCGCTTCCAGGATCTGGACCGGGAGGTGGAGATCCTGGAAGGGCTCTTCGGCCCGCTCCCGGGAACGGTGGCCGGCACGGTGCCCCACCTGCACATCTACGGCTGCCTGTTCCGGGTCTTCTGGCCCCTGGCCACGGGGCGGCCGTTCCTGTCGGAGCCCTGCGGGGATCCGGCCCGGTTCCTGGCCGTGATGGCCTCCCGGCCGGTGCTCGTGAGCAGCCCCGCGCACCTCGCCCGGCTGCCCAGGCTGCTGGATCTGGGCGGCCTGGACCTGCCGGCGGTGTTCTCCTCCGGGGGCGCCCTGGGCCGGGAGGACGCCCTGGCCTGGCGGGCCGCGGCCCCCGGCGGGGTGGTGGAGGTGTACGGCAGCACCGAGAGCGGCGGCATCGCCTGGCGGAACCCCGGGCCCGATCCCGCCTCCTCGCGGTGGACCCCCTTCCCCGACATGGCCCTGGCCGCCGCGGAGGACGGCGCCCTGCTCCTGCGCTCGCCACGGGTGGAAGCCGGGGGCCTGCGCATGGAGGACGCCGTTTCCCTGGAGGCCGACGGCCGGTTCACCCTGCTGGGGCGCCTGGACCGCGTGGTGAAGATCGAGGAGAAGCGGGTCTCGCTGCCCCAGGTGGAGGAGGCCCTCAAGGCCCATCCGCTGGTGCGGGACGCGGCGGTGGTGGTGCTGGAGGGCCGGCGCCGGATGCTCGGGGCGGCCGTGGTTCTGGCCGGAGCGGCGGACCTGGAGGACCCGGCGGCGCGCCGCGCGCTGTCCGATCGCCTAGGCGCCCATCTGGCGGGCACGCTCGAGGGGCCTGCCCTTCCCCGGCGGTGGCGCTTCGTGGCGGAACTGCCCAGGGACGCGCGGGGCAAACTGCGGGCCGAGGACCTGGCCGGCCTTTTCACCCCCTCGGGTAATGCCTGA
- a CDS encoding acyl carrier protein produces MTTVNPTRDEILTQLRTILASSFDLAPERITLEAHLFTDLDLDSIDAVELAIQLQEITGRRVKAEEFKHVRTVADVVEAVHQMLQVK; encoded by the coding sequence ATGACCACCGTCAATCCCACCCGGGACGAGATCCTCACGCAGCTGAGGACCATCCTCGCCAGTTCCTTCGACCTGGCCCCGGAGCGCATCACCCTGGAGGCGCATCTTTTCACCGACCTCGATCTGGACAGCATCGACGCCGTGGAGCTCGCCATCCAGCTGCAGGAGATCACCGGGCGGCGGGTGAAGGCGGAGGAGTTCAAGCACGTGCGCACGGTCGCGGACGTGGTGGAAGCGGTCCACCAGATGCTCCAGGTCAAATGA
- a CDS encoding DUF3261 domain-containing protein — MRLALLLALVLTGCAFKPSLPYTLQPAATGPAYFANQEVVFRRPGASPERLLTAVENDGRRLSVVASSPMGQTLFVLTVEGGPAVLDARVPLPASFDPNLLPALIQLSDWPLEEARKGLAPGMELREAGPLRTLLRRGRPLLTLDRQGPAPPYRTIELRVPPMDLEATITTLDD; from the coding sequence ATGAGACTCGCCCTGCTGCTGGCCCTCGTCCTGACGGGCTGCGCCTTCAAGCCCTCCCTGCCCTACACGCTCCAGCCCGCGGCCACGGGGCCGGCCTACTTCGCGAACCAGGAGGTGGTGTTCCGCCGGCCCGGCGCCAGCCCCGAGCGGCTCCTCACCGCGGTGGAGAACGACGGCCGCCGCCTCTCCGTCGTCGCCTCCTCCCCCATGGGCCAGACCCTCTTCGTCCTCACGGTGGAAGGCGGCCCCGCGGTCCTGGACGCCCGCGTGCCCCTGCCGGCCTCGTTCGACCCCAACCTCCTCCCCGCCCTCATCCAGCTCAGCGACTGGCCCCTGGAGGAAGCCCGCAAGGGCCTGGCTCCGGGCATGGAGCTGCGGGAGGCCGGCCCCCTGCGCACCCTCCTGCGCAGGGGCAGGCCCCTGCTCACCCTGGACCGGCAGGGCCCCGCGCCCCCGTACCGCACCATCGAGCTGCGGGTGCCCCCCATGGACCTGGAAGCCACCATCACCACCCTGGACGACTGA
- the hutH gene encoding histidine ammonia-lyase — MGAVTVGLAPLRIEDVVDVATGSRSLALAPDPAFRARIQAGAAILAGLLEGGTEVYGVTTGYGDSCTTAVPASLVPELPTHLTRYHGCGLGRILDEDETLAVLVARLNSLAQGFSGVRWELLEALEGLVAHRVLPRIPAEGSVGASGDLTPLSYVAATLIGEREATFRGEARPAREALAEAGLAPLRLAPKEGLALMNGTAVMTGLACLAFHRASYLERFCCRLTSLAVAALRGNRDHFHPRLFALKPHAGPQAAAARIHADLGGPAEDQAVRLQDRYSIRCAPHVIGVLGDALAWIRRDVENELNSANDNPLLDPGDGLLLHGGHFYGGHIAFAMDGLKTAVANLSDLMDRQLALLVDARYNNGLPQNLSGSLGPRAAINHGLKAVQIGASAWTAEALKLTMPASVFSRSTECHNQDKVSMGTISARDALRVLELTEQVAAALALAVVQGLRLRERQGDAAVERLGPGAKSFLESFAWLPFLDEDIALDTTLRSLIAAIRNQAWSLYP, encoded by the coding sequence ATGGGCGCCGTCACCGTGGGCCTCGCGCCGCTGCGCATCGAGGACGTGGTGGACGTCGCCACGGGGTCCCGGTCCCTGGCCCTGGCCCCGGATCCGGCCTTTCGCGCGCGCATCCAGGCCGGGGCGGCCATCCTGGCCGGCCTGCTGGAAGGCGGCACCGAGGTCTACGGCGTCACCACCGGCTACGGGGACTCCTGCACCACCGCCGTGCCGGCTTCGCTGGTCCCGGAGCTGCCCACCCACCTCACCCGGTACCACGGCTGCGGCCTGGGCCGGATCCTCGACGAGGACGAGACCCTGGCCGTCCTCGTGGCGCGCCTCAATTCCCTGGCCCAGGGCTTTTCCGGCGTCCGGTGGGAGCTGCTGGAGGCCCTGGAGGGCCTCGTGGCGCACCGGGTGCTGCCCCGGATCCCCGCCGAGGGCTCCGTGGGCGCCAGCGGCGACCTGACCCCCCTCTCCTACGTGGCGGCCACCCTCATCGGCGAACGGGAGGCCACCTTCCGCGGCGAGGCGCGGCCCGCCCGGGAGGCCCTGGCCGAGGCGGGCCTGGCCCCCCTGCGCCTGGCCCCCAAGGAGGGCCTGGCCCTCATGAACGGCACAGCGGTCATGACCGGGCTGGCCTGCCTCGCCTTCCACCGGGCCTCGTACCTGGAGCGCTTCTGCTGCCGGCTCACGTCCCTGGCCGTGGCGGCCCTGCGGGGCAACCGGGACCACTTCCACCCCCGGCTCTTCGCGCTCAAGCCCCACGCGGGGCCCCAGGCCGCCGCAGCCCGGATCCACGCCGACCTGGGCGGACCCGCCGAGGACCAGGCGGTGCGCCTCCAGGACCGCTACTCCATCCGCTGCGCGCCCCACGTCATCGGCGTCCTGGGCGACGCCCTCGCCTGGATCCGCCGGGACGTGGAGAACGAGCTCAACAGCGCCAACGACAACCCCCTGCTGGATCCCGGCGACGGGCTCCTGCTTCACGGCGGGCACTTCTACGGCGGGCACATCGCGTTCGCCATGGACGGCCTCAAGACCGCCGTGGCCAACCTGTCGGACCTCATGGACCGCCAGCTGGCGCTGCTGGTGGACGCCCGCTACAACAACGGCCTCCCCCAGAACCTCTCGGGGTCCCTGGGCCCCCGGGCCGCCATCAACCACGGCCTCAAGGCGGTGCAGATCGGCGCCAGCGCCTGGACCGCCGAGGCCCTCAAGCTCACGATGCCCGCCTCGGTCTTCTCCCGTTCCACGGAGTGCCACAACCAGGACAAGGTGAGCATGGGCACCATCTCCGCCAGGGACGCCCTGCGGGTGCTCGAACTGACGGAGCAGGTGGCCGCGGCCCTCGCGCTGGCCGTGGTGCAGGGCCTGCGCCTGCGGGAGCGCCAGGGCGACGCGGCGGTGGAACGGCTCGGGCCGGGCGCGAAATCCTTCCTGGAGTCCTTCGCCTGGCTCCCCTTCCTGGACGAGGACATCGCCCTGGACACCACCCTGCGGTCCCTCATCGCCGCCATCCGGAACCAAGCCTGGAGCCTCTACCCATGA
- a CDS encoding outer membrane lipoprotein carrier protein LolA: MRRAAWLVLAPALCAQTVPEALTAHLKATSILHADFTQTRRLAALSRPLKSSGSLVVSRELGVLWRMARPLPLTVAAGPKGVLEVDGAGRRTLRTAKDTPMVARMGEIMKSLLEGRWSALDGLFTVKGESGKDGAWTILLTPAPQTAAFIKAVRIRGAAFIETIHVDEPSGDSMDLTFLNFRPEVPLTAEERRLLAFE; encoded by the coding sequence ATGAGGCGCGCCGCCTGGCTCGTCCTTGCCCCCGCCCTGTGCGCCCAGACGGTGCCCGAGGCGCTCACGGCCCACCTGAAGGCCACCTCGATCCTGCACGCGGACTTCACCCAGACCCGCAGGCTCGCCGCGCTCTCGCGCCCCCTGAAATCCTCCGGCAGCCTCGTGGTCTCGCGGGAGCTTGGCGTGCTGTGGCGCATGGCCAGGCCCCTGCCGCTGACCGTGGCCGCCGGTCCCAAGGGCGTCCTGGAAGTGGACGGCGCGGGCCGGAGGACGCTCCGGACCGCCAAGGACACCCCCATGGTGGCCCGCATGGGCGAGATCATGAAGTCGCTCCTCGAGGGCCGGTGGAGCGCCCTGGACGGGCTCTTCACCGTCAAGGGCGAGTCCGGCAAGGACGGCGCCTGGACCATCCTGCTGACCCCCGCGCCCCAGACCGCGGCCTTCATCAAGGCCGTGCGCATCCGCGGCGCCGCCTTCATCGAGACCATCCACGTGGATGAGCCCTCGGGCGATTCCATGGACCTGACCTTCCTCAATTTCCGCCCCGAGGTACCGCTCACGGCCGAGGAACGGCGCCTCCTGGCGTTCGAGTAG
- a CDS encoding thioesterase family protein codes for MKPILTGETVLEVPFHDVDAMGVAWHGHYVKYLEIARTAMMRQVGLDWQQMKDWGVIWPVVTCNLKYIRPLKYGQSVRVQCSLLEYQQRIRITYLLSDALTGERVNKAETVQLAVDSATGELLFECPRVLTEALEGAQA; via the coding sequence ATGAAACCCATCCTCACCGGCGAGACCGTCCTCGAGGTGCCCTTCCACGACGTGGACGCCATGGGCGTCGCGTGGCACGGCCACTACGTCAAGTACCTGGAGATCGCCCGCACCGCCATGATGCGCCAGGTGGGCCTGGACTGGCAGCAGATGAAGGACTGGGGCGTCATCTGGCCCGTGGTCACCTGCAACCTGAAGTACATCCGCCCCCTGAAGTACGGCCAGAGCGTGCGCGTCCAGTGCAGCCTCCTGGAGTACCAGCAGCGGATCCGCATCACCTACCTGCTCTCCGACGCCCTCACAGGCGAGCGCGTCAACAAGGCCGAGACCGTCCAGCTGGCGGTGGATTCGGCCACCGGCGAGCTGCTGTTCGAATGCCCCAGGGTGCTCACCGAGGCCCTGGAAGGGGCCCAGGCATGA
- the fabG gene encoding 3-oxoacyl-ACP reductase FabG, giving the protein MIQTPPQRVLVTGASGRIGRAIALRLARDGFHVTAHARSRGAEAEALAAEIIRAGGSADVTVFDVTDREGARSALEAKVEAFGPYYGIVCNAGITRDNAFPALSEEDWDLVLRTSLDGFFNVVHPLTMPMIRLRAGGRIVCIASVSGVIGNRGQVNYSAAKAGLIGAAKALAVELAGRAITVNCIAPGLIASEMLAEVDMSYAMAAVPMKRVGQPEDVADLAGFLFSPSAGYITRQVIGVNGGMI; this is encoded by the coding sequence GTGATCCAGACCCCACCCCAGCGCGTGCTCGTCACCGGCGCCAGCGGCCGCATCGGCCGGGCCATCGCCCTGCGCCTGGCGCGGGACGGCTTCCACGTCACCGCCCACGCCCGCAGCCGGGGCGCGGAGGCCGAGGCCCTGGCCGCCGAGATCATCCGGGCCGGAGGCTCGGCCGACGTGACGGTCTTCGACGTCACGGACCGCGAAGGCGCGCGCAGCGCCCTGGAGGCCAAGGTGGAGGCCTTCGGCCCCTACTACGGCATCGTCTGCAACGCGGGGATCACCCGGGACAACGCCTTCCCGGCCCTGTCGGAGGAGGACTGGGACCTGGTGCTGCGCACCAGCCTGGACGGGTTCTTCAACGTGGTGCACCCGCTGACCATGCCCATGATCCGTCTGCGCGCGGGGGGCCGCATCGTCTGCATCGCCTCGGTGTCGGGCGTCATCGGGAACCGCGGGCAGGTGAACTACAGCGCCGCCAAGGCCGGCCTCATCGGCGCCGCCAAGGCCCTGGCCGTGGAGCTGGCCGGCAGGGCCATCACCGTGAACTGCATCGCCCCGGGCCTCATCGCCTCCGAGATGCTCGCCGAGGTGGACATGAGCTACGCCATGGCGGCGGTGCCCATGAAGCGCGTGGGCCAGCCCGAGGACGTGGCGGACCTGGCGGGGTTCCTGTTCTCGCCCTCGGCGGGCTACATCACCCGGCAGGTCATCGGCGTCAACGGCGGGATGATCTGA
- a CDS encoding radical SAM protein: MRILLVHGYTGSPADLAPLAEALDAVLGPGHTRLAALHPRWRGGPPPPFDREAFLALLRAEAEGGRPLVVIGHSTGGTLALLARLEPDLLVLLGTPPRVGLDHLARLQAATRPGNEAPGLLDLARLVKAVNEAGAAGLPPGTLVVHGEADPLVPPEDLAHWGPAARPVGVPGAGHHLPAAPVLAAILEALPPALTGPDQERLRLLEPQVARFADRVPGGWQVLGRSPSARRALRPGTGLPPDLGPLAPPPVLANLEVTTRCPHACPSCARATGAPHRGDLNRFQEVLDRLPHASRLTLVGLGEPTLHPRLAELVALAAGEGRGVGLVTSGAALTPDLARSLVQAGLGGATFSLDAGEADLAGRLRPGVPFARTLAHLTEAARIFGDRVPRAVFTAVGTANARHLAPVADLALALGARAWMLSDLNFDANRDRSLAGAATGEDRTAIREAVDGAMAAGLPVLHVRGLEELGKPFRLRELLLRPVDALWSRSPGHANCLSPWQTLALGADGTVTACDCQPGEEVGNLFETPFQALWNGPGMVRLRQELLAGTPRAACRHCPRL, encoded by the coding sequence ATGCGCATCCTCCTGGTGCACGGCTACACCGGATCCCCCGCGGATCTCGCGCCCCTGGCCGAGGCGCTGGACGCGGTCCTCGGGCCCGGGCACACCCGGCTGGCGGCCCTCCATCCCCGGTGGCGGGGCGGCCCGCCGCCGCCCTTCGACCGGGAGGCCTTCCTGGCGCTCCTGAGAGCCGAAGCCGAAGGCGGCCGTCCCCTGGTGGTGATCGGCCACTCCACCGGTGGCACCCTGGCCCTCCTGGCCCGCCTCGAACCCGACCTCCTGGTCCTCCTGGGCACCCCGCCCCGGGTGGGCCTGGACCACCTGGCGCGCCTCCAGGCCGCCACCCGCCCCGGAAACGAGGCGCCCGGGCTCCTGGATCTCGCCCGGCTGGTAAAGGCCGTCAACGAGGCCGGCGCCGCGGGTCTTCCGCCCGGGACCCTGGTGGTGCATGGGGAGGCCGATCCCCTGGTGCCCCCCGAGGACCTGGCGCACTGGGGCCCGGCGGCGCGGCCGGTAGGGGTGCCGGGGGCCGGGCACCACCTGCCGGCGGCCCCGGTCCTGGCCGCGATCCTCGAAGCCCTGCCCCCCGCCCTCACCGGCCCCGACCAGGAACGGCTCCGGCTCCTGGAACCCCAGGTGGCCCGCTTTGCCGATCGGGTGCCCGGGGGCTGGCAGGTCCTGGGCCGGAGTCCTTCGGCCCGGCGGGCCCTGAGGCCCGGGACGGGCCTGCCGCCGGACCTGGGACCGTTGGCCCCGCCCCCGGTGCTGGCCAACCTCGAGGTCACCACCCGGTGCCCCCACGCCTGCCCCTCCTGCGCCCGGGCCACGGGCGCCCCCCACCGGGGCGACCTGAACCGGTTCCAGGAGGTCCTGGACCGCCTGCCCCACGCCTCCCGCCTGACCCTGGTGGGCCTGGGGGAGCCCACGCTCCATCCGCGCCTGGCGGAACTGGTGGCCCTGGCCGCCGGGGAGGGCCGCGGCGTGGGCCTGGTGACCAGCGGCGCGGCCCTGACCCCGGACCTGGCCCGGAGCCTGGTCCAGGCCGGACTCGGGGGGGCCACCTTCAGCCTGGACGCGGGCGAGGCCGACCTGGCCGGGCGGCTGCGCCCCGGCGTGCCCTTCGCGCGGACCCTCGCCCACCTGACGGAGGCCGCCCGGATCTTCGGCGACCGGGTGCCCCGGGCGGTGTTCACCGCCGTGGGCACGGCCAACGCCCGGCACCTCGCTCCCGTGGCGGACCTGGCCCTCGCCCTGGGCGCCCGGGCCTGGATGCTGTCGGACCTGAACTTCGACGCCAACCGGGACCGTTCCCTGGCCGGGGCCGCCACCGGGGAAGACCGGACGGCCATCCGGGAGGCCGTGGACGGGGCCATGGCCGCTGGTCTGCCCGTTCTGCACGTGCGCGGACTGGAGGAACTGGGCAAGCCCTTCCGTCTGCGGGAGCTGCTCCTGCGCCCGGTGGACGCGCTTTGGAGCCGAAGCCCCGGCCACGCCAACTGCCTGTCCCCCTGGCAGACCCTCGCCCTGGGCGCCGACGGCACGGTCACGGCCTGCGATTGCCAACCCGGTGAGGAGGTGGGCAACCTCTTCGAAACGCCGTTCCAGGCCCTGTGGAACGGCCCGGGCATGGTCCGCCTGCGGCAGGAGCTGCTCGCCGGGACGCCGCGGGCGGCGTGCCGCCACTGCCCCCGGCTCTGA
- a CDS encoding MMPL family transporter: MRARGWIWMALLAGLAVFAGLRLASGRAMETDLLAMLPETEKNPVAEQAIQTLTRTTQERIVLLVRGADPADSRAAALALARDLEAARVFQDVSCELPPIDPGELVRFYAPYRYRLAAPELPSGDLAPAIQARLVSPIFSGMPPHLDPLGAFGGFLSSLPFQSTGLELRDGLLAVTAPDGLHVMVTAGLRGSAFDPAVQARSLRAVDAAAARMARPGRQLLRTGVMFYAADARLSAEREMNLISLLSTLGIVGLFALTFRSVRHLALGLLCVAAGLVSAVAVCLLIFGKLFLLTLVVGCTVMGVAVDYAFLYFAHHLGAGEAWEPGPALRRILPALLLGLVTSLLGYAALLAAPFPGLRQIAVFSMVALAGSFLTVLLVLPSRLAAPMPPRPALGAALARVLARIQAWSGHRRTPLAVAAAVLVLGAGASLSRVDDDVRGLILPSQALRRDEARIQELLKISTAGAFFLVEGADEGQVLAREEALRARLPIPGVAGLMAVSAFVPSPASQEAALARNREVRPALARGMLDAGFRPEAVASAQEALGTGPLTVEAYLATPFSIPLRQFWLGRTRHGYASVVLPTGAPESAALSRACVGLPGVTLVDKASSVTGLLAHYRRVAAWALAGAVLLVGLLLGAWYGAATSLRLLAPALLGMLAALAAGAALGFPLNLFTIMALILSLGLGVDYTVFLRERDAAGTSALLGVVLASGSTLISFGLLAISHTPSLRAFGVTLAMAVLVATLTSFLALGERA, encoded by the coding sequence GTGCGCGCCCGCGGCTGGATCTGGATGGCGCTGCTGGCGGGCCTGGCGGTCTTCGCCGGCCTGCGCCTGGCCTCGGGCCGGGCCATGGAGACCGACCTCCTGGCCATGCTCCCGGAGACCGAGAAGAACCCCGTGGCCGAACAGGCCATCCAGACCCTGACCCGCACCACCCAGGAGCGCATCGTCCTCCTGGTGCGCGGCGCGGACCCCGCCGACAGCAGGGCCGCCGCCCTGGCCCTGGCCCGGGACCTGGAGGCCGCCCGGGTCTTCCAGGACGTCTCCTGTGAGCTGCCCCCCATCGACCCCGGCGAGCTGGTGCGCTTCTACGCCCCCTACCGGTACCGCCTGGCGGCCCCGGAACTCCCCTCCGGGGATCTCGCCCCCGCCATCCAGGCCCGCCTGGTCTCCCCCATCTTCTCCGGCATGCCGCCGCACCTGGATCCCCTGGGGGCCTTCGGGGGCTTCCTCTCGAGCCTGCCCTTCCAGTCCACGGGCCTCGAGCTCCGGGACGGGCTCCTGGCCGTGACGGCCCCCGACGGCCTCCACGTGATGGTCACCGCCGGCCTGCGGGGCTCGGCCTTCGACCCCGCGGTCCAGGCCCGCAGCCTGCGCGCCGTGGACGCGGCCGCCGCGCGCATGGCCCGCCCGGGCCGCCAGCTCCTGCGCACCGGCGTCATGTTCTACGCGGCCGACGCGCGCCTCAGCGCCGAGCGGGAGATGAACCTCATCAGCCTCCTGTCCACCCTGGGCATCGTCGGCCTCTTCGCCCTGACCTTCCGCTCCGTGCGCCACCTGGCCCTGGGCCTGCTCTGCGTGGCCGCGGGGCTCGTGTCGGCGGTCGCCGTCTGCCTCCTGATCTTCGGCAAGCTCTTCCTCCTGACCCTGGTCGTCGGCTGCACCGTCATGGGCGTGGCGGTGGACTACGCGTTCCTGTACTTCGCCCACCACCTGGGCGCGGGGGAGGCCTGGGAACCCGGGCCGGCCCTGCGGCGCATCCTCCCCGCCCTGCTCCTGGGACTGGTCACCAGCCTCCTGGGCTACGCGGCGCTCCTGGCCGCGCCCTTCCCGGGCCTGCGCCAGATCGCGGTGTTCTCCATGGTGGCGCTGGCGGGTTCCTTCCTCACGGTCCTGCTCGTCCTGCCCTCCCGGCTCGCGGCGCCCATGCCCCCCCGGCCCGCCCTGGGGGCCGCCCTGGCCCGCGTCCTGGCGCGGATCCAGGCCTGGTCCGGGCACCGCCGCACGCCCCTGGCCGTGGCCGCGGCCGTCCTGGTGCTGGGCGCCGGCGCGTCCCTGTCCCGGGTGGACGACGACGTGCGGGGCCTCATCCTGCCGTCCCAGGCCCTTCGCCGGGACGAGGCCCGCATCCAGGAGCTGCTGAAGATCTCCACCGCCGGGGCGTTCTTCCTGGTGGAAGGCGCCGACGAAGGCCAGGTGCTGGCCCGGGAGGAGGCCCTTCGCGCGCGCCTGCCCATCCCCGGGGTGGCGGGCCTCATGGCCGTCTCGGCCTTCGTGCCCTCCCCGGCGAGCCAGGAAGCCGCCCTCGCCCGCAACCGGGAGGTCCGGCCCGCCCTGGCCAGGGGCATGCTGGACGCGGGCTTCCGGCCCGAGGCGGTCGCGTCGGCCCAGGAGGCCCTGGGAACGGGCCCCCTGACCGTGGAGGCCTACCTGGCCACGCCCTTCTCCATCCCCCTGCGGCAGTTCTGGCTGGGCCGCACCCGACACGGGTACGCCTCGGTGGTCCTGCCCACCGGCGCCCCCGAGTCCGCCGCCCTGTCCCGGGCCTGCGTGGGCCTGCCGGGCGTGACGCTGGTGGACAAGGCGTCAAGCGTCACCGGCCTGCTGGCCCACTACCGCCGGGTGGCCGCCTGGGCCCTGGCCGGCGCGGTCCTCCTGGTGGGCCTGCTCCTGGGCGCCTGGTACGGCGCCGCGACGAGCCTGCGGCTCCTGGCGCCGGCCCTCCTGGGGATGCTGGCCGCCCTGGCCGCGGGGGCGGCCCTGGGCTTCCCCTTGAACCTCTTCACGATCATGGCGCTCATCCTGAGCCTGGGCCTGGGGGTGGACTACACCGTCTTCCTGCGGGAGCGCGACGCCGCGGGGACCTCCGCCCTGCTGGGCGTGGTCCTGGCCAGCGGCAGCACCCTGATATCGTTCGGCCTCCTCGCCATAAGCCACACCCCCAGCCTGCGCGCCTTCGGCGTCACCCTGGCCATGGCGGTGCTGGTGGCCACGCTCACGTCCTTCCTGGCCCTGGGGGAGCGCGCATGA